One Vigna unguiculata cultivar IT97K-499-35 chromosome 11, ASM411807v1, whole genome shotgun sequence DNA window includes the following coding sequences:
- the LOC114170746 gene encoding chaperone protein dnaJ 11, chloroplastic-like, with protein sequence MASLYDVLGISIGASCVEIKAAYRKLARTYHPDVVAMNQKESSAHQFMVIQSAYSTLSDPEKRAQYDRDNRYRRSLTMASMAGRNHTFSCAAGSGRKWETDQCW encoded by the coding sequence ATGGCTTCCCTCTATGATGTGCTTGGAATTTCAATTGGCGCAAGCTGCGTGGAGATAAAAGCTGCTTACAGAAAGCTTGCTAGAACTTACCATCCTGATGTTGTGGCCATGAATCAGAAGGAAAGTTCAGCTCACCAATTCATGGTAATCCAATCAGCTTATTCAACTTTGTCTGATCCAGAAAAGAGAGCTCAATATGACAGAGATAACAGATACAGAAGATCATTAACTATGGCTTCCATGGCAGGAAGAAATCACACATTTTCATGTGCTGCAGGAAGTGGAAGGAAATGGGAAACCGATCAATGTTGGTAG
- the LOC114170745 gene encoding PI-PLC X-box domain-containing protein DDB_G0293730, translated as MGSQVSKQIEKRKAIKREGKTLSDLRNSGEDYPGSDYHPSDRKNWMSELNPENLAIKQIVWPGTHDSATNKIGIPCITRPFAQCQSLSIYHQLLMGTRVVDIRVQEDRKVCHGILLTYSIDVVIKDVKKFLSETQSEIIILEVRTEYGHEDPPEFDKYLEEQLGDYLVPQDDNVFEKTIAEVLPKRVICVWKPRKSPQPPAGSSLWSEGYLRDNWINTDLPSTKFESNMKHLSEQQSVTFRKYFYRVENTVTPVADNPVVCVRPVTERIHGFARLFISQCFSKGYADRLQVFSTDFIDHDFVDACVGLTNARVEGKT; from the exons ATGGGTTCCCAGGTCTCCAAACagattgagaaaagaaaagcaatCAAAAGAGAGGGAAAAACTCTGTCTGATCTCAGAAACTCTGGGGAAGATTACCCTGGCTCAGATTACCATCCATCAGACAGAAAAAATTGGATGTCGGAACTCAACCCAGAGAATCTTGCGATAAAACAAATTGTTTGGCCTGGAACACATGATTCTGCAACGAACAAGATCGGCATCCCTTGCATCACTCGCCCTTTTGCTCAATGCCAATCCTTGTCCATCTACCATCAGCTTTTGATGGGGACAAGGGTCGTTGACATTCGGGTGCAAGAGGATCGCAAAGTCTGCCACGGAATCCTCCTTACATACAGCATCGACGTTGTCATCAAAGATGTCAAGAAGTTCTTATCAGAAACACAATCCGAAATCATCATCCTTGAG GTTAGAACCGAGTATGGGCACGAGGATCCTCCCGAATTCGACAAGTACCTTGAGGAACAACTGGGGGATTACCTAGTTCCTCAGGACGATAATGTTTTTGAAAAGACCATAGCCGAGGTTTTACCAAAGAGAGTTATCTGCGTTTGGAAGCCAAGAAAATCGCCACAGCCTCCAGCAGGAAGTTCTCTGTGGAGTGAAGGGTATCTGAGGGATAACTGGATCAACACTGATTTGCCATCAACGAAGTTCGAGAGCAACATGAAGCATCTCAGCGAACAGCAATCTGTGACGTTCAGAAAATACTTCTACAGAGTGGAGAACACCGTCACTCCTGTGGCGGATAACCCCGTCGTGTGTGTGAGGCCTGTCACGGAACGCATTCATGGCTTTGCAAGACTCTTCATTAGTCAGTGCTTTTCCAAAGGGTATGCAGATAGATTGCAGGTATTTTCCACGGATTTCATCGACCATGATTTCGTTGATGCATGCGTTGGACTCACTAATGCGAGGGTGGAGGGGAAAACATGA
- the LOC114169908 gene encoding translocase of chloroplast 120, chloroplastic-like: MDYEADGFGANGEGESKRVGEGVSEEIVVGSDSLKSLDVEEDFQEAMEPREQVHDQGSELHPEEAVVDKQDDANVGSSLASALVDEKSPDVVQEPDSSKEAVGDDSESGKLGGTDVIANQDLERDGPGTDSVHPDVVDSGVSRDEDFFYGSNGVGDDNLERNDGIGGKEESGLNSDVEVSDKENGVVVDENSGLTSDKAEFDDSDFMTPRENGGITLEDISIDKEDGLDTEVITKSESDAVIPAEGTDDGDLKDADPELGDGNTEVKLNGSADSSGEIQDDTCEEVHATSAHTTSAQQDEVTRDVKDATLGTDMSHEDRNGEETSAPSIQNAELTGYGNGDAEDESSSSLENPSTKETLPIQEGSAADPNEGSNKHDPSTKETLPIQGGSAADPNEGSNKHDPSTKETLPIQGGSATDPKEGTYKDDQAQISDENHRDDENSYVVEEPERIQEKIIKETGTTEETGEQPDQPSADISSADPGPPPLRPSPENSAGAGPTPVRPAGLGRAAPLLEPASRVVQQPRANGTVSNAQAQQMEDSSSGEAEEYDETREKLQMIRVKFLRLAHRLGQTPHNVVVAQVLYRLGLAEQLRGRNGGRVGAFSFDRASAMAEQLEAAGQEPLDFSCTIMVLGKTGVGKSATINSIFDEVKFNTSAFSMGTKKVQDVVGTVQGIKVRVIDTPGLLPSWSDQRSNEKILLSVKNFIKKTPPDIVLYLDRLDMQSRDFSDMPLLRTITEIFGPSIWFNAIVVLTHAASAPPEGPNGTASSYDMFVTQRSHVVQQAIRQAAGDMRLMNPVSLVENHSACRTNRAGQRVLPNGQVWKPHLLLLSFASKILAEANALLKLQDSPPGKPYIARSRAPPLPFLLSTLLQSRPQLKLPEEQFGDEDSLDDDLDEASESDDENEHDDLPPFKPLTKAQVEKLSKAHRNAYFDELEYREKLLMKKQLKEEKKRRKLMKKMAEAAKDLPSDYSENAEEEGGGAASVPVPMPDLALPASFDSDNPTHRYRYLDSSNQWLVRPVLETHGWDHDVGYEGLNVERLFVVKDRIPLSFTGQVTKDKKDANVQMEVAGSVKHGEGKATSLGFDMQTVGKDLAYTLRSETRFTNFRRNKATAGLSFTLLGDALSGGVKIEDKLVASKRFKVVISGGAMAGRNDIAYGGSLEAQLRDKDYPLGRFLSTLGLSVMDWHGDLAVGCNVQSQIPVGRHTNLVARANLNNRGAGQISIRLNSSEQLQIALVALIPLVKKLVGYPQQLQYGQY; this comes from the coding sequence ATGGATTATGAGGCTGATGGTTTTGGTGCCAATGGCGAGGGAGAGAGCAAGAGAGTGGGTGAAGGCGTTTCTGAGGAGATTGTGGTGGGGTCCGATAGTTTGAAGAGTTTAGATGTAGAGGAGGATTTTCAGGAGGCAATGGAGCCGCGGGAGCAGGTTCATGATCAAGGATCCGAACTCCATCCGGAGGAGGCTGTAGTTGATAAACAGGATGATGCCAACGTTGGTAGTTCATTGGCTTCAGCTTTGGTGGATGAAAAAAGTCCAGATGTCGTTCAGGAGCCTGATTCCTCTAAGGAGGCCGTTGGGGATGATTCTGAGTCTGGGAAGCTGGGTGGAACTGATGTAATTGCTAATCAGGATTTGGAAAGGGATGGGCCGGGAACTGATAGTGTTCATCCGGATGTTGTTGATTCTGGAGTGTCTAGagatgaagattttttttatggttCTAATGGTGTGGGGGATGATAATTTGGAGCGTAATGATGGGATTGGTGGAAAGGAAGAGTCTGGGTTAAATTCTGACGTAGAGGTGTCAGATAAGGAAAATGGTGTTGTGGTGGATGAAAACTCTGGTTTGACGAGTGATAAGGCTGAATTTGATGATTCTGATTTCATGACTCCTAGAGAAAATGGTGGTATAACATTGGAGGATATAAGCATTGACAAGGAGGACGGTTTGGATACTGAAGTTATTACCAAATCTGAATCCGATGCGGTGATTCCAGCTGAAGGTACTGATGATGGGGATTTGAAGGACGCAGATCCTGAACTGGGAGATGGCAATACAGAGGTAAAGTTAAATGGTTCAGCGGATTCTTCTGGTGAGATTCAAGATGATACATGTGAAGAAGTACATGCCACTTCAGCTCACACGACTTCAGCACAACAGGATGAAGTTACTAGGGATGTGAAGGATGCTACTCTGGGCACTGATATGAGCCATGAGGATAGAAATGGCGAAGAAACCAGTGCCCCTAGCATTCAGAATGCTGAATTAACTGGTTATGGAAATGGTGATGCCGAAGATGAAAGCTCATCCTCTTTGGAAAATCCCTCAACTAAGGAGACATTGCCTATACAGGAGGGTAGTGCAGCTGATCCGAACGAAGGAAGTAATAAGCATGATCCCTCAACTAAGGAGACATTGCCTATACAGGGGGGTAGTGCAGCTGATCCGAACGAAGGAAGTAATAAGCATGATCCCTCAACTAAGGAGACATTGCCTATTCAGGGGGGTAGTGCAACTGATCCAAAAGAAGGAACTTATAAAGATGATCAAGCTCAGATTTCAGATGAAAATCATAGAGATGATGAGAACTCTTATGTTGTTGAAGAACCTGAAAGGATACAGGAGAAGATTATTAAAGAGACAGGAACCACAGAGGAGACTGGAGAGCAACCTGATCAACCTTCCGCAGATATTTCTTCGGCTGATCCTGGGCCTCCTCCTCTTCGTCCTTCACCTGAAAATTCTGCTGGTGCTGGGCCCACTCCTGTCCGTCCAGCCGGCCTTGGTCGTGCAGCTCCATTGCTGGAACCTGCATCTCGGGTGGTGCAGCAGCCTCGTGCTAATGGTACTGTGTCTAACGCTCAAGCCCAGCAAATGGAGGATTCCTCGAGTGGGGAGGCTGAGGAGTATGACGAGACACGTGAGAAACTTCAGATGATCAGGGTGAAGTTTTTACGGTTGGCTCATAGGCTTGGGCAAACTCCCCATAATGTTGTTGTAGCTCAAGTTTTATATAGATTAGGACTCGCTGAGCAACTAAGAGGAAGGAATGGGGGCCGCGTTGGTGCTTTTAGCTTTGACCGTGCAAGTGCAATGGCTGAGCAGCTTGAAGCTGCAGGTCAGGAGCCACTTGATTTCTCTTGTACAATAATGGTCCTTGGAAAGACTGGAGTTGGTAAAAGTGCTACCATCAATTCTATTTTTGACGAGGTTAAGTTTAATACCAGTGCTTTTAGTATGGGAACCAAGAAGGTTCAGGATGTCGTGGGAACAGTACAGGGTATTAAGGTACGGGTCATTGATACACCAGGACTTCTACCTTCCTGGTCAGACCAGCGAAGCAACGAGAAGATCCTCCTCTCTGTTAAGAACTTCATTAAGAAAACTCCTCCTGATATTGTGTTGTATCTTGATAGGTTAGATATGCAAAGCAGGGATTTTAGTGACATGCCACTCTTACGCACAATTACGGAAATTTTTGGGCCATCCATTTGGTTCAATGCCATTGTGGTTCTGACTCATGCAGCATCTGCCCCTCCTGAAGGCCCCAATGGCACTGCTTCCAGTTATGACATGTTTGTTACTCAGCGTTCTCATGTTGTGCAGCAAGCCATTCGCCAAGCAGCTGGTGACATGCGTCTCATGAATCCTGTATCCTTGGTAGAGAACCATTCTGCTTGCCGAACAAACAGGGCTGGCCAGAGAGTATTGCCAAATGGCCAGGTTTGGAAGCCTCATTTGTTACTTCTATCTTTTGCCTCTAAAATTCTGGCCGAAGCAAATGCTCTTCTTAAGTTACAAGATAGTCCACCTGGGAAGCCTTATATAGCTCGATCACGAGCGCCTCCATTACCTTTTCTTTTGTCAACCCTTCTCCAATCACGACCACAGTTAAAGTTGCCAGAGGAGCagtttggtgatgaggacagtcTTGATGATGACCTTGATGAGGCATCAGAGTCTGATGATGAGAATGAACATGATGACCTGCCGCCGTTTAAACCTTTAACAAAGGCCCAGGTGGAAAAGCTGTCTAAAGCTCATAGAAACGCATATTTTGATGAGTTAGAGTACAGGGAGAAGCTTttaatgaagaaacaattgaaggaagaaaaaaagcgACGGAAATTGATGAAGAAAATGGCAGAAGCAGCAAAAGATCTACCTAGTGATTACAGTGAAAATGCGGAGGAAGAAGGTGGTGGTGCAGCTTCTGTTCCTGTTCCGATGCCAGATTTGGCCCTTCCTGCATCTTTTGATTCTGATAACCCCACTCACAGATATCGTTATCTCGATTCGTCAAACCAGTGGCTTGTTAGACCTGTTCTAGAAACTCATGGATGGGATCATGATGTGGGTTATGAAGGCCTGAATGTAGAAAGATTGTTCGTTGTCAAGGACAGGATACCTTTGTCTTTCACGGGTCAGGTTACTAAAGATAAAAAGGATGCTAATGTTCAGATGGAAGTAGCCGGCTCAGTTAAGCACGGGGAAGGGAAAGCAACTTCATTAGGTTTTGACATGCAGACCGTGGGCAAGGACTTGGCTTATACATTACGCAGTGAGACAAGATTTACtaattttagaagaaataagGCAACCGCTGGTCTCTCATTTACTTTGCTTGGTGATGCCTTATCAGGCGGAGTTAAGATTGAAGACAAATTGGTTGCCAGTAAGCGGTTCAAGGTGGTTATCAGTGGTGGTGCAATGGCAGGGCGCAACGACATTGCTTATGGTGGCAGTTTGGAGGCCCAGTTGAGAGATAAAGATTATCCTTTGGGTCGTTTCTTATCTACTCTCGGGCTCTCTGTTATGGATTGGCATGGAGATCTTGCTGTTGGGTGCAATGTGCAATCTCAAATCCCAGTTGGACGACATACGAACCTAGTTGCCCGGGCAAATTTGAACAATCGAGGGGCAGGACAAATAAGTATTCGATTAAACAGTTCAGAACAGCTTCAAATTGCTTTGGTTGCTCTCATCCCTCTCGTAAAGAAGCTAGTTGGTTATCCTCAACAATTGCAGTATGGACAGTATTAA
- the LOC114168828 gene encoding pentatricopeptide repeat-containing protein At2g21090: MPMPMPSPSFPTRKSPHNLCIVKPLNSNSSLSDAVSSLDLLRLKGIRLPSHILATLLRRCSKTRSFREGKLIHLHLKLTGFKRPPTLLANHLITMYFSCGDFVQARQVFDKMDDRNLFTWNNMLSGYAKLGMMKQARSFFYRMPHKDYVSWNSMVSGYANRGRFDEALRFYRRFRRLAVGYNEFSFASVLIVSVKLKEFELCRQIHGQVSVVGFLSNVVISSLIIDAYAKCGKMEDARRLFDDMPVRDVRAWTTLVSAYAAWGDMESSAELFSQMPKSNSCSWTSLIRGYSRKCMGHEALGVFREMIKHRVRPDQFTFSTCLLACATIASLKHGKQIHAFLVRNSIKPNTVVISAIVDMYLKCGRLETARRVFNFAGNKQDVELWNTILSTLAHHGYFTEAITMLYNMLRSGVKPNRTTFAVILNASSHSGLVQEGLQLFKSMPSEHGIVPDQQHYAGLTNLFDEAGCLNDSGKDLQMMDSKPDDHVVCRMRGNIDHGREVAVLLIKLQPQSSAAYELLSSIYAALGKWELVEKTRHILDERQGRKEQAIS; encoded by the coding sequence ATGCCAATGCCAATGCCATCTCCTTCGTTCCCAACCCGCAAATCCCCCCACAACCTCTGCATCGTTAAACCCCTTAACTCCAACTCTTCCCTCTCCGACGCCGTTTCTTCTCTCGACCTATTGCGCCTCAAGGGCATTCGCTTACCCTCGCACATTCTCGCCACCCTCTTGCGCCGCTGCTCCAAAACCAGGTCTTTCCGAGAGGGCAAGTTGATTCACCTCCACTTGAAGCTCACCGGTTTCAAACGCCCCCCAACGCTTCTAGCAAACCACTTGATCACTATGTACTTCAGCTGCGGCGATTTCGTTCAGGCACGCCAGGTGTTCGACAAAATGGACGATAGAAATTTGTTTACTTGGAACAATATGCTTTCTGGGTATGCTAAATTGGGTATGATGAAGCAGGCTAGGAGCTTCTTCTACCGAATGCCTCACAAGGATTATGTGTCCTGGAATTCAATGGTGTCTGGGTATGCGAATCGTGGCAGATTTGACGAGGCTTTGAGATTTTATCGACGGTTTAGAAGATTGGCTGTGGGGTATAACGAGTTTAGTTTTGCCAGTGTCTTGATTGTTTCTGTAAAGTTGAAGGAATTTGAACTTTGCAGGCAGATCCATGGGCAGGTTTCGGTTGTTGGGTTTTTGTCCAATGTGGTTATATCCAGCTTGATTATTGATGCTTATGCAAAATGTGGAAAGATGGAAGATGCAAGGAGATTATTTGATGATATGCCTGTGAGGGATGTTCGTGCGTGGACAACACTAGTTTCGGCTTATGCCGCATGGGGCGACATGGAATCAAGCGCTGAGTTGTTTAGTCAGATGCCTAAAAGCAATTCCTGTTCGTGGACATCTTTGATTAGAGGTTACTCTAGGAAGTGTATGGGTCATGAAGCACTTGGAGTGTTTAGAGAGATGATCAAGCATCGAGTTAGACCTGATCAATTTACGTTCAGTACTTGCCTATTAGCTTGTGCCACTATTGCTTCACTGAAGCATGGTAAGCAAATACATGCGTTTTTGGTGCGAAATAGCATCAAACCTAATACTGTTGTAATCAGTGCTATTGTTGACATGTATTTGAAGTGTGGAAGGTTGGAAACTGCCAGACGAGTCTTTAATTTCGCTGGAAATAAGCAGGATGTAGAGTTGTGGAACACGATTTTATCAACACTGGCTCACCATGGCTATTTCACAGAAGCAATTACGATGCTTTATAATATGCTAAGATCAGGAGTGAAGCCAAATAGGACCACTTTTGCCGTCATTTTGAATGCTTCTAGTCATTCAGGTCTTGTACAGGAAGGGCTTCAGTTATTCAAGTCCATGCCTAGTGAGCATGGTATCGTCCCTGACCAACAGCACTACGCGGGCTTAACTAATCTTTTTGATGAAGCTGGGTGTTTAAATGACTCCGGGAAGGATCTGCAGATGATGGATTCTAAGCCAGATGACCATGTTGTATGTCGAATGCGTGGGAATATAGATCATGGGAGAGAAGTAGCTGTACTCCTTATCAAATTGCAGCCACAATCCTCTGCTGCCTATGAATTACTTTCAAGTATTTATGCTGCACTTGGGAAATGGGAACTGGTTGAGAAAACAAGACATATTTTGGATGAGAGACAGGGGAGAAAAGAGCAAGCCATTAGTTGA